A genomic stretch from Chloracidobacterium sp. includes:
- a CDS encoding RusA family crossover junction endodeoxyribonuclease: MQRGLTADGIAYKNDVAKEAKRLGIVPFVGDVGVTIKWFRPRRVGDLDGIFKIVLDSLTGFAYHDDKQIKRLRAERFEDKLNPRVEIEIRAMGLC; encoded by the coding sequence GTGCAGCGTGGGCTGACCGCTGACGGCATCGCTTACAAAAACGATGTCGCGAAAGAGGCAAAGCGGCTCGGCATCGTTCCGTTTGTGGGTGATGTGGGCGTGACGATCAAGTGGTTCAGGCCGCGAAGGGTCGGCGATCTCGACGGCATCTTTAAGATCGTGCTCGACAGCCTGACGGGCTTTGCCTACCACGACGACAAGCAGATCAAACGCCTGCGTGCCGAGCGGTTCGAGGACAAACTCAATCCGCGTGTCGAGATCGAGATCAGGGCGATGGGGCTTTGTTAG
- a CDS encoding DUF4406 domain-containing protein — protein MKLVDQKPGREYFEYLFDALQIMIFQGEGVYFLSNWRDSKGARIEHAFAEIFNIPIYYAASELPVSSDRRPEK, from the coding sequence ATGAAGCTGGTCGATCAGAAGCCAGGGCGTGAGTATTTTGAATATTTGTTCGACGCTTTGCAGATCATGATCTTTCAGGGCGAGGGCGTTTATTTTCTATCGAACTGGCGCGACTCGAAAGGTGCCCGCATCGAACACGCTTTTGCCGAGATCTTTAATATTCCGATCTATTACGCCGCGTCCGAGCTACCCGTCAGCAGCGACCGGCGGCCGGAGAAATAA
- a CDS encoding IS1595 family transposase translates to MKAAVKPKMKRYTVKDFRNQFPTDDACLEYLKDLLYPEGITCKKCEKITKHHKVASRRSYSCQICGHHVHPTAGTIYHKSTTPLTDWFYAVFLMASTRCGISAKQLERELGVTYKTAWRMFKQIRSMLDESDADKLTGKVEVDETYIGGKHIGTNIRGRNTKTKAVVAGAVERDGGKVKTKVIPEVSAPTLLNFVCNSIETQSTVFTDEWKSYNKVKDHGYTHHRIYHGKRVYVQGENHTNTIEGFWSILKGGIKGVYRHTSRQHLQSYVNEYAFRYNRRNDETPMFLQFLGQVRKSVD, encoded by the coding sequence ATGAAAGCAGCAGTTAAACCCAAAATGAAGCGATATACGGTCAAAGATTTTCGTAATCAATTTCCGACCGATGATGCCTGTCTCGAATATCTCAAAGATTTGCTATATCCAGAGGGTATCACCTGTAAAAAGTGCGAGAAAATCACCAAGCACCATAAAGTAGCCTCACGCCGAAGCTATTCGTGTCAAATTTGCGGTCATCACGTTCACCCGACCGCCGGAACCATCTATCACAAATCAACAACGCCTTTGACCGATTGGTTTTATGCCGTCTTTCTTATGGCTTCAACACGGTGCGGCATATCAGCTAAACAGCTTGAACGTGAATTAGGCGTTACCTATAAAACCGCTTGGCGTATGTTTAAGCAAATTCGATCTATGCTTGACGAATCCGACGCCGACAAACTGACCGGAAAAGTTGAAGTTGACGAAACATACATAGGCGGTAAGCACATCGGCACAAATATCAGAGGTCGCAACACCAAAACCAAAGCCGTCGTTGCTGGAGCCGTAGAGCGTGACGGTGGCAAAGTCAAAACGAAAGTTATCCCAGAGGTAAGCGCTCCGACCTTACTTAATTTTGTCTGCAATTCTATCGAGACTCAATCGACCGTATTTACCGACGAATGGAAGTCCTACAACAAAGTCAAAGATCACGGCTACACCCACCACCGCATTTATCACGGTAAACGGGTTTATGTGCAAGGCGAAAATCATACAAATACCATTGAAGGCTTTTGGTCAATCCTCAAAGGTGGCATTAAAGGCGTTTACAGGCACACGAGCCGTCAGCATCTACAAAGCTATGTCAATGAATACGCGTTTCGTTACAACCGCCGAAACGACGAAACGCCTATGTTTCTTCAGTTTCTTGGTCAGGTTCGCAAATCCGTTGACTAG